From Bacteroides uniformis:
TATATCAATATTTTCATAAAGCGATGTTATTAAGTTTTTTATTGTCGTTGATAAATACAGAGTTGAATACCGATAGATTTTCGGTATAAGTATCACAAATATCAAGTAGTTGTGTAGGGGTATAACCCGTGAACATTTTAAACTCTTTTATTAAATGTGATTTATCATAATATCCACAATCATAGGCAACTTTACTTATACTGATTTGTGGAGTTGATTGCAAAATATGGAATGTCTTTCTAAATCGTGTGATTTGGATAAAATCTTTTGGATTTAGTCCTACATATTCAGCGAATATCCGTTTGAATTGCTTATATCCTAAACAAGCCGTTTGAGATAAAACGGATATATTTCCTTCACCTTCATTGATATTGTGTATAGTAGCCATCATCCTATTAGCGTTGCATGATATATTTTCGCATAGTCTATTTAATAAATATTCTTCTATCAATCTGACTATTTGATAATTATCTGATGCTTCATTTATTTTCTCTTCCAATTCTACTAAACAGGTGTTATCTAACAAATCAATACCTATATTCTGATTAGTAAACTCTTCCATAGGATATGGAAAAAACATCCTGCATCCGATAGGCTGGAATAAAATAATGACCATATCCAAGAAAGAAAATTCTATGTCTGAATAAGTACTGATTTGCCCGCTTATATAGGATTGTGGTTGCGTTCCCTTATGAAAAGAAGAAATAATTTTATTTCCTTTATGAAAAACAAGTGCTACACAACCCGCCGGGATAGAACGCTGAAAGCCTTGCTTTACATCATCTATCCTTAAAAACCAATATTGCTTTATATAAGGAGCGAGCAATTTGGTAGGTTGTATTACTTGAATTTTCTCCATTTTGCCTTAACTATCAGGCAAAAGTAAGATTTCTTAGATTGATAATAGGTGTAAAAAAGGGACATTCTAACAAAAATGCAAAAAAACACAGTAGAGAAGTTAGAAGCATGATACTCTGTTAATAAATCTTTAGATAATGTTCCAAATGAACTATTTTACTATTTTTGCACCAACTCAAACAACCACCGCAACACCAAGCAATCTAAAGAATTGCACACGTGGGGTTATTAGTGGGAGAAAGAATTAAGAGCTTGCTAAGAGATTGAGTACGTGAGGAATAGAAATAAGGTTCATCTTCCGTACGCACCGCGAAAGCAAATAGCAAATTAAAGCAAAGCTCTGAAATTCAAGTATTTCAGAGCTTTTTCTTTTTCTCGCTCCGGCAAAAATGGGGACCCGAAATATCCGGTGCATAAGCAATTTTCGAGTTTCAGCTTTCTCAGACTTACATCACAAGAATAAGAAACTGAGCAGCAATGAATGGGCAGACCGTCCTCCGGATAGGGACAAAACTGGAAGAAGGTATAGGCAGAATCCACGTATGTCCCATGCTTTTTATTATGAAGGTTCATGTAAACCCTCGTCCCACGCACGTGGGCTCGACGGTTCACGCAGGCAAACCGGCGAACACACATGCGTGGGACGAAGTTTTGTAATAAGGTTTCGGGAATTATGCGCCAAGCTTCTCTGCATTACACACAGGACATGAAGGGAAAAAGTGCCCATATACGGGGAGCAAAAGCCATACTTCCGGCACTATAGACAACGGAGTTCGCCCCTTAATCACCATATTTGCACGAAGAAAACGGAAAATAAGCCCGAAATAGACATTAACAAATGTTATTTATTATAAACGAGAAACAAAAAAAAACACGTGGTTAAATTCTTGCTGTCAGATAGTTAAAGCCGAATATGAGAAGAAAAAGTAGTGCTGGCAAAAATGATGATTTTTAAAATCGGGGTCTGACTTACGAACTACAACTGCATGTGTAAAATAGGATATTCTTTACCTTCTCCGTCCAAATCGGACCTTTTGTATACGCTAAAGCCTATATATTTATAAAAACCGACAGCTTGAATATTCTGCTCGTTCACATCGACTTTCGTTACCTGCAAATGATTTATGGCATAAGTAACCAGTTTTTTACCAATTCCTGTGCCTCAATAATTATTGGTAATAAACAACATTTCAAGATTTCCTTCTGCAATTCTCATAAATCCGATTAAGATTCCCTCCTGTTCAAACCCGAATAGAGCGACATACTGAAAATATACCGAAAGCTGTTCCTTATAGTAATAGAAAATCTTCCTCTGTAAGAAAATCATGTGTACTCAATACTGCACTTTCCCAAATTTCTATCAAACGTGGATAATCCGTAACTTTAATTTTTCTAATCATAATTGTAATTGCTATTTAAAACCGCAAAGTTCGGAACTTATACATTCAATACACTGAACCCAAGTTAAAAAATACGTTTACGGATTTTGCTTAGTACTTGTGGCATGATACCCAAATAAGAAGCTATATCTTTGAGTGGTATATAGTTTAATGTAATACCATATTCTTCAATCATCTGTAGATAATACTATTCAGGAGAATATTTAATCAAGTCGATATTTCTTTTCAAGAGTTTATTCAGTAGTATATCAAATCTTCAAATACAGTTTTCACCTTAGGAATAGCTGTATACAGTTCATCTACTCGCCTCT
This genomic window contains:
- a CDS encoding helix-turn-helix domain-containing protein, with product MEKIQVIQPTKLLAPYIKQYWFLRIDDVKQGFQRSIPAGCVALVFHKGNKIISSFHKGTQPQSYISGQISTYSDIEFSFLDMVIILFQPIGCRMFFPYPMEEFTNQNIGIDLLDNTCLVELEEKINEASDNYQIVRLIEEYLLNRLCENISCNANRMMATIHNINEGEGNISVLSQTACLGYKQFKRIFAEYVGLNPKDFIQITRFRKTFHILQSTPQISISKVAYDCGYYDKSHLIKEFKMFTGYTPTQLLDICDTYTENLSVFNSVFINDNKKLNNIAL